CTCGGTGAACTTCGACGCCTCCACCTTCACGAACGGTGCCGACGCGAGGCGCGACACGCGGCGCGCGATTTCCGTCTTGCCGCACCCCGTGGGCCCGATGAGGATGATGTTGTTCGGGCTGATCTCGGGGCGGATCGCGGGGTCGGTGTGCTGGCGGCGCCAGCGGTTGCGGAGCGCGATCGCCACCGCCTTCTTCGCCGCCGACTGCCCGATGATGTAGCGATCCAGCTCGGCGACGATGCGCGTGGGCGTGAGGTCGGCGAGGCGCGCGAGCGCGCGGGCGGTGCGCGGCGACGGCATCGGTCAGGCGGTGGGTTCGAGGATGGTGATGTTGTCGTTGGTGTACACGCAGATCTCCGAGGCGATCCGCATCCCGTGCTCGACGATCTCGCGGGCGCCCATGTCCGTGTGGCGGGCCAGGGCGCGCGCCGCCGAGAGGGCGTACATGCCGCCGGAGCCGATCGCCATGATGCCGTCGTCCGACTCGATCACGTCCCCGTTGCCGCTGATGGTGAAGAGGGACTCGCGGTCGCCGACGATCAGCAGCGCCTCGAGGCGGCGCAGGACGCGGTCACTGCGCCAGTCCTTCGCCAGCTCGACGACGGCCTTGGGCAGGTTCTCGCCGTAGCGCTCCAGCTTCTCCTCGAACTTCTCGAAGAGCGTGAACGCATCGGCGGCGGCGCCAGCGAACCCGGCCACCAGCTTGCCGTTGCCCAGGCGCCGCACCTTCCGCGCGGTGGCCTTGGCGATGGTCTGTCCCATGGAGACCTGGCCGTCGCCGCCGATGGCGACCTGCCCATTGCGGCGGACGGCGAGGATGGTCGTGGCGTGAAAGACCGGCATCTGGTCAGGCATGCCAGAATATCGCCGCCGGCCGTGGCGGGGGACAGTCAGGCGGGCGCGCCG
This genomic interval from Gemmatimonadaceae bacterium contains the following:
- the hslV gene encoding ATP-dependent protease subunit HslV; the encoded protein is MPVFHATTILAVRRNGQVAIGGDGQVSMGQTIAKATARKVRRLGNGKLVAGFAGAAADAFTLFEKFEEKLERYGENLPKAVVELAKDWRSDRVLRRLEALLIVGDRESLFTISGNGDVIESDDGIMAIGSGGMYALSAARALARHTDMGAREIVEHGMRIASEICVYTNDNITILEPTA